From Euzebya sp., one genomic window encodes:
- the cysN gene encoding sulfate adenylyltransferase subunit CysN gives MSHSSDLIATDIEAYLAEHERKDLLRFLTCGSVDDGKSTLIGRLLHDSHMVYEDQLAALEADSVTQGTTGGAPDLALLTDGLKAEREQGITIDVAYRYFSTARRKFIIADTPGHEQYTRNMVTGASTADLAVLIIDARHGVLPQTKRHATIASLLGITHVVVAINKMDLVDWSEDRYAEIVKDFQAFAGHLEAPVEPYFLPMSALTGDNVVNASDHMEWFDGPPLMEHLETVDVTVAVDHETVRLPVQLVTRPNLDFRGFAGTLASGRLAVGDRVVSLPSGVASTVTRIVTFDGDLESAQPGQAITVTLADEIDVSRGDVLVVEGQRPMQRAHRIDADVVWMAEQPLQAGRQYLLQSAAGISNAGLETIRYGLDIDTLERTSPETLGLNDIARCALAVDRELLFDAYADNRATGSFILIDRLTNATVAGGMIAGPSSNWDREAPATLTGRTSAVTTAERARRYDQQPVTVFLTGLTGAGKANIASALERLLFDAGRTVVRLDGQNVRQGVSRDLGFTAPERSENVRRVAEVAKLLNTQGVIALAVMTAPNAEDRDRARDLIGPEQFIEVFVDTPLDVCRQRDPGGLYSRLEAGAQIDIPGVTSPYEEPLAPDVVVTDHGRSAVDAAEQVITLLVERGVLPR, from the coding sequence ATGAGCCACTCCTCCGACCTGATCGCGACCGACATCGAGGCGTACCTCGCCGAGCACGAGCGGAAGGATTTGCTGCGCTTCCTCACCTGCGGGTCGGTCGACGACGGCAAGTCGACGCTGATCGGCCGGCTGCTGCACGACTCCCACATGGTCTACGAGGACCAGCTGGCCGCGCTCGAGGCGGACTCGGTGACCCAGGGAACCACCGGCGGGGCACCAGACCTGGCGCTGCTCACCGACGGCCTGAAGGCCGAGCGGGAGCAGGGGATCACGATCGACGTCGCGTACCGGTACTTCTCGACCGCGCGGCGCAAGTTCATCATCGCCGACACGCCGGGCCACGAGCAGTACACCCGCAACATGGTCACCGGCGCGTCGACGGCTGACCTGGCGGTGCTGATCATCGACGCCCGCCACGGCGTGCTGCCCCAGACCAAGCGGCACGCGACGATCGCGTCCCTGCTCGGCATCACCCACGTGGTGGTGGCGATCAACAAGATGGACCTGGTCGACTGGTCCGAGGACCGCTACGCCGAGATCGTCAAGGACTTCCAGGCCTTCGCCGGCCACCTCGAGGCCCCGGTCGAGCCCTACTTCCTGCCGATGTCGGCCCTGACCGGCGACAACGTCGTCAACGCGAGCGACCACATGGAGTGGTTCGACGGCCCGCCGCTGATGGAGCACCTCGAGACCGTCGACGTCACCGTCGCGGTCGACCACGAGACCGTCCGCCTGCCGGTGCAGCTGGTGACCCGCCCGAACCTCGACTTCCGCGGGTTCGCCGGCACGCTCGCGTCGGGCCGCCTGGCCGTCGGGGACCGGGTGGTGTCCCTCCCCTCCGGCGTGGCCTCCACCGTCACCCGGATCGTGACCTTCGACGGCGACCTCGAGTCCGCCCAGCCGGGTCAGGCGATCACGGTGACGCTGGCCGACGAGATCGACGTGTCCCGCGGCGACGTGCTGGTGGTGGAGGGGCAGCGGCCGATGCAGCGCGCCCACCGCATCGACGCCGACGTGGTCTGGATGGCCGAGCAGCCCCTCCAGGCCGGCCGCCAGTACCTGCTGCAATCGGCGGCGGGGATCTCGAACGCGGGGCTCGAGACGATCCGCTACGGGCTCGACATCGACACCCTCGAGCGCACGTCGCCCGAGACGTTGGGGCTGAACGACATCGCCCGCTGCGCGCTGGCGGTCGACCGCGAGCTGCTGTTCGACGCCTACGCCGACAACCGGGCCACGGGCAGCTTCATCCTCATCGACCGGCTCACCAACGCCACGGTGGCCGGCGGGATGATCGCCGGGCCGTCCTCGAACTGGGACCGCGAGGCCCCCGCGACGCTGACGGGCCGCACCTCCGCGGTGACCACCGCCGAGCGGGCCAGGCGGTACGACCAGCAGCCGGTGACGGTGTTCCTGACCGGTCTGACCGGGGCGGGGAAGGCCAACATCGCCTCGGCGCTCGAGCGGCTGCTCTTCGACGCCGGCCGGACCGTGGTCCGCCTGGACGGCCAGAACGTCCGGCAGGGCGTCAGCCGCGACCTCGGGTTCACCGCCCCCGAGCGGTCGGAGAACGTCCGCCGCGTCGCGGAGGTCGCCAAGCTGCTCAACACCCAGGGCGTCATCGCGCTCGCGGTCATGACCGCCCCGAACGCCGAGGACCGCGACCGCGCGAGGGACCTCATCGGCCCCGAGCAGTTCATCGAGGTCTTCGTCGACACCCCCCTCGACGTCTGCCGCCAGCGGGACCCCGGCGGGCTGTACAGCCGGCTCGAGGCGGGCGCGCAGATCGACATCCCCGGCGTGACCAGCCCGTACGAGGAACCCCTCGCCCCCGATGTCGTCGTCACCGACCACGGCCGCTCCGCGGTCGACGCCGCCGAGCAGGTCATCACCCTGCTCGTCGAGCGCGGGGTGCTGCCGCGCTGA
- a CDS encoding sugar transferase gives MATKLVLAGLDLVVLSVIVVALNLVFFGDALAFAQSQVSGSASLASALLVVSTPVLWRQLKLYRLVGGWGLGDAVKAAATGAGALLLVIFSLVVVFKFHEISRMYLANLAVAVGTWIAASRLTADRVLRQRRAAGKGNLRVLMVGGGIGGERFLSALRSHPELGMDAIGYVGHDVPGVDPGHRLGNIDDLRSILATRVVDEVVICLPFEQWARIRDCAQIAEEQGKTVRMPMWMVEELGTRSRLDHVGGVPLLSLVHTPDDVVQKGVKRAVDFIGALAGLVAFAPLLALAAAAIKLTDGGPIFFRQTRVGLHGRHFPILKLRTMCVDAEDRLAEVAHLNERSAVTFKATHDPRVTRIGRILRRTSLDEVPQFWNVLTGDMSLVGPRPALPREVTLYDPRHRRRLSVKPGVTGLWQVSGREDSSFESWVDLDLSYIDRWSPLTDLRIIAQTIPAMLRGTGA, from the coding sequence ATGGCGACGAAGCTGGTGCTGGCGGGACTGGACCTCGTGGTCCTCAGCGTGATCGTCGTGGCCCTCAACCTGGTGTTCTTCGGTGATGCCCTCGCGTTCGCGCAGTCCCAGGTGTCGGGCTCGGCGTCGCTGGCCTCGGCGCTGCTGGTGGTGTCGACCCCGGTGCTGTGGCGTCAGCTGAAGCTCTACCGCCTGGTGGGCGGTTGGGGCCTCGGCGACGCCGTCAAGGCCGCGGCCACCGGCGCAGGCGCCCTGCTGCTGGTGATCTTCAGCCTGGTCGTGGTCTTCAAGTTCCACGAGATCTCCCGCATGTACCTGGCCAACCTGGCCGTCGCGGTCGGCACGTGGATCGCCGCCAGCCGCCTGACCGCCGACCGGGTGCTCCGCCAGCGCCGCGCCGCCGGCAAGGGCAACCTGCGGGTCCTGATGGTCGGCGGCGGCATCGGCGGGGAGCGGTTCCTGTCCGCGCTCCGGAGCCACCCCGAACTTGGGATGGACGCGATCGGCTACGTCGGCCACGACGTCCCCGGCGTCGACCCCGGCCACCGGCTGGGCAACATCGACGACCTGCGGAGCATCCTCGCGACCCGCGTGGTCGACGAGGTCGTCATCTGCCTTCCCTTCGAGCAGTGGGCCCGCATCCGCGACTGCGCCCAGATCGCCGAGGAGCAGGGCAAGACCGTCCGCATGCCCATGTGGATGGTCGAGGAGCTCGGCACCCGCAGCCGGCTGGACCACGTCGGCGGCGTCCCGCTCCTCAGCCTGGTCCACACCCCCGACGACGTCGTCCAGAAGGGCGTCAAGCGCGCCGTCGACTTCATCGGGGCCCTGGCCGGGCTGGTGGCGTTCGCCCCCCTCCTCGCCCTCGCGGCCGCGGCGATCAAGCTGACCGACGGCGGCCCGATCTTCTTCCGCCAGACCCGCGTCGGCCTGCACGGCCGGCACTTCCCCATCCTCAAGCTCCGCACCATGTGCGTCGACGCCGAGGACCGCCTGGCCGAGGTCGCTCACCTGAACGAGCGCTCCGCGGTCACCTTCAAGGCGACCCACGACCCCCGCGTCACCCGCATCGGGCGGATCCTGCGCCGCACGAGCCTCGACGAGGTCCCGCAGTTCTGGAACGTCCTGACCGGCGACATGTCCCTCGTCGGCCCCCGTCCCGCCCTGCCGCGCGAGGTCACCCTCTACGACCCCCGCCACCGCCGCCGCCTGAGCGTCAAGCCCGGCGTCACCGGCCTGTGGCAGGTGTCCGGCCGCGAGGACTCGAGCTTCGAGTCCTGGGTCGACCTCGACCTCTCCTACATCGACCGGTGGAGCCCCCTCACCGACCTGCGCATCATCGCCCAGACCATCCCGGCCATGCTGCGGGGCACGGGCGCCTGA
- a CDS encoding S8 family serine peptidase, producing MTASTRSRPLALVAALAVLLTLAPTGQASAQQADPAERTVSLVQRPDGSLEVVTGPSFAAVTGTVLVTEADTVLHPAGRTYEYTSSGTVTDELRPEQWNLDDLQAERVWQAVTGEDQVIAIVDTGVDGDHPDLEDRLVEGWSATGRDELVDDQGHGTHVAGIAAASVGDDYGVAGLAPEAGLMSVQVTGEDGSAYASDVSRGVIWAADHGATVINISLAGPRESQVLNAAIDHAVDAGVVVVVAAGNAHGNGNPVMYPASHPRVLAVGALRDAETRSAFSSTGDYVDIAAPGSAIMSTRPRDAWGYASGTSMAAPLVAGAAALLRSHDSSLSVDEVHALLMDSARDLGRKGHDDDFGAGAVDVIAALTAMGEDLTEPEPEPEPEPQAEVRVPRPTYGHFSRG from the coding sequence GTGACCGCATCCACCCGCTCTCGTCCCCTCGCCCTCGTCGCCGCCCTGGCGGTGCTGCTGACCCTGGCCCCGACCGGGCAGGCATCCGCCCAGCAGGCGGACCCCGCCGAGCGCACCGTCAGCCTCGTCCAGCGCCCCGACGGGTCGCTCGAGGTCGTCACCGGCCCGTCCTTCGCGGCGGTCACCGGGACGGTGCTGGTCACCGAGGCCGACACCGTCCTCCACCCGGCCGGGCGGACGTACGAGTACACCTCGTCGGGCACCGTCACCGACGAGCTGCGTCCCGAGCAGTGGAACCTCGACGACCTCCAGGCCGAGCGGGTGTGGCAGGCCGTCACCGGTGAGGACCAGGTCATCGCGATCGTCGACACCGGCGTCGACGGGGATCACCCCGACCTCGAGGACCGGCTGGTCGAGGGCTGGTCAGCGACCGGTCGCGACGAGCTGGTCGACGACCAGGGCCACGGCACGCACGTCGCCGGGATCGCCGCCGCCAGCGTGGGCGACGACTACGGCGTCGCCGGTCTGGCGCCGGAGGCCGGCCTGATGAGCGTCCAGGTCACCGGTGAGGACGGCTCGGCGTACGCGTCGGACGTCTCCCGCGGCGTGATCTGGGCGGCTGACCACGGCGCGACGGTGATCAACATCTCCCTCGCCGGCCCCCGCGAGAGCCAGGTCCTGAACGCCGCCATCGACCACGCGGTCGACGCGGGCGTCGTGGTCGTCGTCGCCGCCGGGAACGCGCACGGCAACGGCAACCCGGTGATGTACCCGGCGAGCCACCCCCGCGTGCTGGCGGTCGGCGCGCTGCGGGACGCCGAGACCCGGTCGGCGTTCTCCTCCACCGGCGACTACGTCGACATCGCCGCGCCGGGATCGGCCATCATGTCGACCCGCCCGCGCGACGCCTGGGGCTACGCCTCGGGGACGAGCATGGCCGCCCCCCTGGTCGCGGGCGCCGCCGCGCTGTTGCGGTCCCACGACAGCTCACTCTCCGTCGACGAGGTTCACGCTCTGCTGATGGATTCAGCCCGTGACCTGGGCCGGAAGGGCCACGACGACGACTTCGGCGCCGGCGCCGTCGACGTCATCGCCGCCCTGACCGCGATGGGCGAGGACCTTACCGAGCCGGAGCCGGAGCCTGAACCTGAACCTCAGGCTGAGGTCCGCGTCCCCCGGCCGACCTACGGGCACTTCAGCCGGGGCTGA
- a CDS encoding DUF421 domain-containing protein, with translation MSIPEILGTSWSTIGAAVIATVAIYVAVIVTTRLAGLRTFAKMSAFDFAATIATGSIIASAALTTASLAVGLVGLVVLFTVQVAIGVMRRSDALKSLIDNRPILLVEDGQLLEGNMRTARVQADDIRAKLRSHDIGRLADVRYVVLETSGDISVMSTADEIDDFVMEGVRR, from the coding sequence ATGAGCATCCCCGAGATCCTCGGCACCTCCTGGTCGACGATCGGCGCGGCGGTCATCGCCACCGTCGCCATCTACGTCGCCGTGATCGTCACCACCCGCCTGGCGGGCCTGCGGACCTTCGCCAAGATGTCGGCGTTCGACTTCGCCGCGACGATCGCGACGGGGTCGATCATCGCGTCGGCGGCGCTGACCACCGCGTCGCTGGCGGTCGGCCTGGTCGGTCTGGTCGTGCTGTTCACGGTGCAGGTCGCCATCGGCGTGATGCGCCGGAGCGACGCCCTCAAGAGCCTGATCGACAACCGGCCGATCCTGCTGGTCGAGGACGGCCAGCTGCTCGAGGGGAACATGCGCACCGCCCGGGTCCAGGCCGATGACATCCGAGCGAAGCTCCGCTCCCACGACATCGGGCGCCTGGCCGACGTCCGCTACGTCGTCCTCGAGACCTCCGGGGACATCTCGGTCATGTCGACCGCTGACGAGATCGACGACTTCGTGATGGAGGGCGTCCGGCGCTGA
- a CDS encoding HAD family hydrolase translates to MRSIILDLDGTLVDSVPLHVTTWHDAFVDAGRPVPTRAIHAAIGMGSTRLIHHLLGEVPDDDLHEQLEEGHRSRFVEAGEVLQPTPGALGLLEDLTARDVPFVVATSAGSAEREILLGVLGDPDVHVTGGDSTDDSKPAPDPLQAALGGLGTTASPLVTMVGDSPWDGHAAATLGLRFAAVRSGGFDDAVLREAHADLLVDHPSGLIGVL, encoded by the coding sequence ATGCGCAGCATCATCCTCGACCTCGACGGGACGCTGGTCGACAGCGTCCCCCTCCACGTGACGACCTGGCACGACGCGTTCGTCGACGCCGGCCGGCCGGTCCCGACGCGGGCGATCCACGCCGCGATCGGGATGGGCTCGACCCGGCTGATCCACCACCTGCTGGGGGAGGTGCCGGACGACGACCTGCACGAGCAGCTCGAGGAGGGTCACCGGAGCCGGTTCGTCGAGGCGGGGGAGGTGCTGCAGCCGACGCCGGGTGCGCTCGGGCTGCTCGAGGACCTCACGGCCCGCGACGTCCCGTTCGTGGTGGCGACGTCGGCCGGGTCGGCCGAGCGGGAGATCCTGCTCGGGGTGCTGGGCGACCCCGACGTCCACGTGACCGGCGGGGACTCCACGGACGACTCGAAGCCGGCACCGGACCCGCTGCAGGCCGCCCTCGGCGGGTTGGGCACCACGGCGAGCCCGCTGGTCACGATGGTCGGCGACTCCCCGTGGGACGGCCACGCCGCCGCGACGCTCGGGCTGCGGTTCGCGGCGGTCCGCTCCGGCGGGTTCGACGACGCGGTCCTGCGCGAGGCCCACGCCGACCTGCTCGTCGACCACCCCTCGGGGCTGATCGGGGTCCTCTGA
- a CDS encoding AI-2E family transporter — MSAPTDPATVDLSQVGERDRPTAMARLARRSWQFVGIALAAWIVAFVVTKISVVVIACVLSVLIAAAFEPLFRRLVAFGWPRTAAALTVTVGWILLVILVFVVIGWRSIDQVPEIGGQIGDAISRLRDQFPALPIPENGELDELLAGGGGGAEESGSGIAPAGAVSGLRIVGEAIAGGVLAVVLSFFLLRDGAQMWRWFVELFRADDGPRVDAMGRAAYATTAQYVRGLSVVALADAAFSAIGLFALGVPLASALVVLTFFAAFIPTIGAFVVGGLAVASAFAADGLTMAIIVLVLYTVIQQIDGNVLQPWVMGHRLPLHPAAVLLALSVGGFVAGVMGALLAVPIAGAAVAALKVWRRGAITSGT, encoded by the coding sequence ATGTCCGCCCCGACCGACCCGGCGACGGTCGACCTGTCCCAGGTCGGCGAACGCGACCGCCCCACGGCGATGGCCCGGCTGGCCCGGCGCAGCTGGCAGTTCGTCGGCATCGCCCTCGCCGCCTGGATCGTCGCGTTCGTCGTGACGAAGATCAGCGTGGTCGTGATCGCCTGCGTGCTGTCGGTCCTGATCGCCGCCGCCTTCGAACCCCTCTTCCGCCGCCTGGTCGCCTTCGGCTGGCCCCGCACCGCCGCGGCGCTGACGGTCACGGTCGGCTGGATCCTCCTGGTCATCCTCGTGTTCGTCGTCATCGGCTGGCGCAGCATCGACCAGGTGCCCGAGATCGGCGGGCAGATCGGCGACGCCATCTCGCGCCTGCGCGACCAGTTCCCCGCCCTGCCGATCCCCGAGAACGGCGAGCTCGACGAGCTGCTCGCAGGCGGCGGGGGAGGGGCGGAGGAGTCCGGTTCCGGCATCGCCCCCGCCGGTGCGGTGTCCGGCCTGCGGATCGTGGGTGAGGCCATCGCCGGCGGGGTCCTCGCCGTCGTCCTGTCCTTCTTCCTCCTGCGGGACGGCGCGCAGATGTGGCGCTGGTTCGTCGAGCTCTTCCGGGCCGACGACGGGCCGCGCGTCGACGCGATGGGCCGGGCCGCCTACGCCACGACCGCACAGTACGTCCGGGGCCTGAGCGTGGTCGCCCTCGCCGACGCGGCGTTCAGCGCGATCGGGCTGTTCGCGCTCGGGGTGCCGCTGGCCTCGGCCCTGGTCGTCCTGACGTTCTTCGCCGCGTTCATCCCCACGATCGGCGCGTTCGTGGTCGGGGGCCTGGCGGTCGCCAGCGCCTTCGCCGCCGACGGGCTGACCATGGCGATCATCGTCCTGGTCCTGTACACGGTGATCCAGCAGATCGACGGGAACGTCCTGCAGCCCTGGGTCATGGGCCACCGCCTGCCGCTCCACCCGGCCGCGGTGCTGCTCGCCCTGTCGGTGGGCGGCTTCGTGGCCGGGGTGATGGGCGCCCTCCTCGCCGTCCCGATCGCCGGCGCGGCCGTGGCGGCGCTCAAGGTGTGGCGGCGAGGGGCCATCACGTCGGGGACCTGA
- a CDS encoding cell wall-binding repeat-containing protein → MRDRQRRGTGVVAGWVVAGLVVALVLLVVPAARAQPAEPPVADAGGPYAVVVGEPARLDATGSAGRRGGELSFAWDLDGDGATDDATGPTPTWTWEEEGQVTVSVLVTETADGVSASATDSAELYADVRFDVPRQDDVDRAIAVSLRTLPGVPVADEPPATVLLGTTAVFADSLASGGAQGVLGAPLLLTGPDGLDPRVVDELARLAPAEVLLLGGTAALSAQVEADLAADGYATRRVAGRSRVETATALAEALTPAATTAVLVRAHPDPGASDPTQAFADALAAGGLAAARGAAVLLTDADHLSAAVVAHLERSAVADVVVVGGPSAIAPAVEDELAALGVAVTRAGGADRAGTAVAVAAGRGAPSAADVDAAILVDGRAPGTWADAFPAALLSARTAAPIVLADGDVLPSPTAGWLAEADGVTVTCLSLVTDAACTSARDQAA, encoded by the coding sequence GTGCGCGATCGTCAACGTCGTGGGACCGGGGTCGTGGCCGGGTGGGTCGTGGCCGGGTTGGTCGTGGCGCTGGTGCTGCTCGTCGTCCCCGCGGCGCGCGCCCAGCCCGCCGAGCCGCCCGTGGCGGACGCCGGCGGCCCCTACGCCGTGGTCGTCGGCGAGCCCGCCCGCCTGGACGCGACCGGGTCGGCCGGCCGCCGCGGCGGAGAGCTGTCCTTCGCCTGGGACCTCGACGGCGACGGCGCGACCGACGACGCGACCGGCCCGACCCCCACCTGGACGTGGGAGGAGGAGGGGCAGGTCACCGTGTCCGTCCTGGTCACCGAGACCGCGGACGGGGTGTCGGCGAGCGCGACCGACTCCGCCGAGCTGTACGCCGACGTCCGCTTCGACGTCCCGCGCCAGGACGACGTGGACCGCGCCATCGCGGTGAGCCTCCGCACCCTCCCCGGCGTGCCGGTCGCCGACGAGCCGCCGGCGACGGTGCTGCTCGGCACGACGGCGGTGTTCGCCGACTCCCTCGCGAGCGGCGGGGCGCAGGGCGTGCTGGGCGCCCCGCTGCTGCTGACCGGGCCGGACGGCCTCGACCCGCGGGTGGTCGACGAGCTGGCCCGGCTCGCCCCCGCCGAGGTGCTGCTGCTGGGCGGCACCGCGGCACTGTCCGCGCAGGTGGAGGCGGACCTCGCCGCGGACGGGTACGCGACCCGGCGCGTCGCGGGCCGATCGCGGGTCGAGACGGCCACGGCCCTGGCCGAGGCCCTCACCCCGGCGGCGACCACCGCGGTCCTGGTGCGCGCCCACCCGGACCCGGGGGCGTCGGATCCCACCCAGGCCTTCGCCGACGCGCTCGCCGCCGGCGGGTTGGCCGCCGCGCGAGGTGCCGCCGTGCTGCTGACCGACGCCGATCACCTGTCGGCCGCCGTGGTCGCACACCTGGAGCGGTCAGCGGTGGCGGACGTCGTGGTCGTGGGCGGTCCCTCCGCGATCGCCCCAGCGGTCGAGGACGAGCTCGCCGCCCTCGGCGTCGCGGTGACCCGGGCCGGCGGTGCGGACCGCGCCGGGACGGCGGTCGCGGTCGCCGCTGGACGGGGAGCGCCGAGCGCCGCGGACGTGGATGCCGCGATCCTGGTCGACGGCCGTGCGCCGGGGACGTGGGCGGACGCGTTCCCCGCTGCGCTGCTGAGCGCCCGGACCGCCGCGCCGATCGTGCTGGCCGACGGCGACGTGCTGCCGTCCCCGACGGCCGGGTGGCTCGCCGAAGCCGACGGGGTCACGGTCACCTGCCTGTCGCTGGTCACCGACGCCGCGTGCACGAGCGCCCGAGACCAGGCCGCCTGA